In Desulfatiglans sp., the sequence TTTCTGTTATCAGGATTTGCCTTTTCAAAGATAAAACCTTCTTTTACATCCAGCTCATCGGTGGTTTTTCCAGGAAATGCCGCCTGTGGAGGTTTTGCGCCGGGGAAAAACATCGGGGGTGCAGGAGGACGCACAGAATATTCCAGGATCTTCTGTTTCAACTGCCTTGCCGCGACTATAAGCTGCGGGGTGTTCCGTGTAATGCCCATTGCCCCGCCCGGAACCCAGAAGCGGTAGGTGTTGGCATCTGACCGCTGCTGCTGAAGCACGATATCGTCATACCTTATCCCTGATTCAGCGGCCACACAATAGCGAAAGGCAGACTCAGTATCCACACCGAAATCTGCCCTCATACCTATTATCGTGAGTTTTCCATCCCTGAGTACAAGACAGGCAAATTGCCTGCCTGGCATCCAACTCCACTCATTGATATAGACAAACCCGAGCCCGTGCATCCTCCCGTTTGAAAGTTTTTTTGCGCCGGGGGCATGCCACTTTTTATCCCACTGGATGGCCTCCTTGCCTAAATCAATAACCTCCTTCAGGCTGTGCCTTTTTGGAAAGCCATTCTCCTCCTGGTATTTTGTTATCCATGCCCAGTCATGGCCCTGGCACCCGTCATTTTTAAGGGCTACCACTGTTGGGTCAAGACCAAACTCCGCTGCTACCCTGTCAAACATCATGTTATGGGGCACACAGCACTGGGTACCATGCCTGAAACAGATATGAGGGCTATGGTTGATAAGTGCCCATTCCTGCGTGTTACGCATGTTTTGGATACATGTGGACTCATGGGTCTTATCTATATGAAGCTCGCCAACCGGCCCCACCACATGCCAGTCAAGCGCGGTTATTGTACCGTCCTTTTTTGCACCGATCCTGCATTTATATTTTGCAGCATCATCCCCTGTGAGGTAAAAATGGCTTTCATCAAACAGGAGCTTTACAGGCCGATTTTGCGCCCTTTTCGCGATGATTGTGGCCATGCGGATAAATGCGGTTGAATAGCCGAGCCATGATATACCGCCATACCATGCCCCCTGGTATGGGATAGTAACATTGATCCTGTTTCGTTCACATAATGGTAATAGCGGGTCCTTTCTGTCCTTTGGCGGGGATTTCACATCGGCGTCTATAGTGCCGTATCCAAGGGAGACAAATGATAATCCAACATTTACAAGGCTCGGATTACTTAAGACCTGTTCCACATGGGAGGCGTGATGTTGCCAGATATCCAAAAAATCACCTCTCCAATGGGCCACACACACCATGCCTTCAATACCTGCAACCGTATTTGGCCCCCTTGTAAAGGAATATTCGATTATCTTATCTGCCTCGGTAAACCCTTTATCCACCTCACCGATATCTGTCTTTTTTGTTATGAGGGTATTTGGCTCTTTTGCTGCTGCATTCAACCTTAAAACATCAGGCATAATCCTTGGTGAATCAGGTTTAAGGGATTCTTCCATATCAAGGATAAAGGGCATCTCCTCCCATTCTATTTCAATATGCCTGAGAGCACAGTCACATATCTCTTCGCTGTCTGCCACCACCACAACCCCCATCGGGTGCTGATAAAAATCCGCAGTGGGGGGAAGGGTCAGGATATTGTACTCGCTTGAACAGTATCCGCCAGTGGTGTTTTCAAAGCGGATATCAGGGTCATCAAATCTTATAATATCCCTGACACCGGTCAGGGCCTCTGCCCTGCTGATATCCATTTTTATAATTTTTGCGCTGGCATATGGTGATTTAAGGATCTTGGCATATAACATGCCCGGAATAGAGACATCCCTTGTGTAGACTGCTTGACCGGATACCTTGTCATGGCCATCC encodes:
- a CDS encoding molybdopterin-dependent oxidoreductase: MSNDYKPWTWNPPEDFKPLDYNASRQDGHDKVSGQAVYTRDVSIPGMLYAKILKSPYASAKIIKMDISRAEALTGVRDIIRFDDPDIRFENTTGGYCSSEYNILTLPPTADFYQHPMGVVVVADSEEICDCALRHIEIEWEEMPFILDMEESLKPDSPRIMPDVLRLNAAAKEPNTLITKKTDIGEVDKGFTEADKIIEYSFTRGPNTVAGIEGMVCVAHWRGDFLDIWQHHASHVEQVLSNPSLVNVGLSFVSLGYGTIDADVKSPPKDRKDPLLPLCERNRINVTIPYQGAWYGGISWLGYSTAFIRMATIIAKRAQNRPVKLLFDESHFYLTGDDAAKYKCRIGAKKDGTITALDWHVVGPVGELHIDKTHESTCIQNMRNTQEWALINHSPHICFRHGTQCCVPHNMMFDRVAAEFGLDPTVVALKNDGCQGHDWAWITKYQEENGFPKRHSLKEVIDLGKEAIQWDKKWHAPGAKKLSNGRMHGLGFVYINEWSWMPGRQFACLVLRDGKLTIIGMRADFGVDTESAFRYCVAAESGIRYDDIVLQQQRSDANTYRFWVPGGAMGITRNTPQLIVAARQLKQKILEYSVRPPAPPMFFPGAKPPQAAFPGKTTDELDVKEGFIFEKANPDNRKSVKDVAGGFWGDDPSIIHPVVPDVSGLTLDGKPHPRMYIMSRQAHFMEVEVDIETGEVIVSNLVCVNDVGHLFNRRGAEAQQYGGAIMGLGRSATEEKIYCPKTGVGLNFDNINYHIGTMNDYPEIKCILNESHLGYSSYGACGLGEDSGASLSGITAGAIYNATGKWVEEFPTTPERVLRALGKI